The proteins below are encoded in one region of Rhodothermus profundi:
- a CDS encoding S41 family peptidase, protein MKAPQRHLMPFLLVLLLGIGIGLVAPRSDTFFALQKHFRIFGALYETLVTDYIDPIDPGRLMRKGIDAMLAELDPYTTFFDEADRSEIELLTRGRYGGVGLNVGIRNGRLTVLAPIEGAAGYRQGIRTGDIITHIDGQPTDGLSLETVRQLLRGQPGTTVTLTIEREGEPLPLQFVLTREEVQLKNVTYVGFLDDDTTEGLGYIRLERFTLGAGEEVRRAIEQLKAAGSLRGLVLDLRNNPGGLLEAAVEVTGLFVPQGAPIVSTRGRTPDRTRIYRNASAPLYPDLPLVILVNELSASASEIVAGAIQDLDRGLIVGTNTYGKGLVQIIRPLPYNTALKLTTAAYYTPSGRSIQAIDYSRHDGRGRQVPDSLRRIFYTRRGRVVRDGHGIEPDVVVAPPTPGPLETALRRQAAFFFFANHYVAQHPEPPTPDVQVDDQILEEFRAWLEAQQFDYQIAAEHTLATLQTQLETAHYTQALEALETVHTALMQAKKMAFEREAEALRRLIRQELLARYLPPEVHTRYLLADDPVVQRAAALLRDAQTYAALLSPN, encoded by the coding sequence ATGAAGGCTCCGCAGCGACACCTGATGCCCTTCCTACTGGTCCTGTTGCTGGGGATCGGGATCGGGCTGGTGGCGCCGCGTAGTGATACGTTTTTTGCACTCCAAAAGCACTTCCGGATCTTCGGAGCCCTCTACGAAACGCTGGTTACCGATTACATCGATCCCATTGATCCCGGCCGGCTCATGCGCAAAGGGATCGATGCAATGCTGGCGGAGCTGGACCCGTACACAACGTTTTTCGACGAAGCCGACCGGAGCGAGATCGAGCTTCTCACGCGCGGCCGCTACGGGGGCGTTGGTCTGAACGTGGGCATTCGCAACGGCAGGCTCACCGTGCTGGCACCTATTGAAGGCGCAGCCGGCTATCGTCAAGGCATTCGCACAGGTGACATCATTACGCATATCGACGGCCAGCCCACCGACGGGCTTTCGCTGGAAACGGTGCGGCAGCTGCTGCGCGGGCAACCAGGCACCACGGTCACGCTAACCATTGAACGCGAAGGGGAGCCGTTGCCCCTGCAATTTGTGTTGACTCGGGAAGAAGTGCAGCTTAAAAACGTTACGTACGTCGGCTTCCTGGACGACGACACCACCGAGGGGTTGGGCTACATCCGGCTGGAACGCTTCACGCTAGGCGCTGGCGAAGAGGTGCGCCGTGCCATTGAGCAGCTCAAGGCTGCGGGTTCGCTCCGGGGTCTGGTGCTGGATCTTCGGAACAATCCCGGCGGCCTGCTGGAAGCAGCCGTCGAGGTAACTGGCTTGTTCGTTCCCCAGGGCGCTCCTATCGTTTCAACGCGCGGCCGCACGCCCGACCGCACGCGGATTTATCGGAACGCATCAGCTCCCCTGTATCCGGATCTGCCGCTGGTCATCCTTGTCAACGAACTCAGCGCTTCGGCCAGCGAGATTGTCGCCGGGGCCATCCAGGACCTGGATCGGGGCTTGATTGTAGGAACGAACACCTACGGCAAAGGTCTGGTGCAGATTATTCGCCCACTTCCCTATAACACTGCGCTCAAGCTGACCACCGCCGCCTATTACACACCCAGCGGTCGCAGCATCCAGGCCATTGACTACAGCCGACACGACGGCCGGGGCCGCCAGGTGCCGGACTCTCTACGCCGCATCTTCTACACGAGGCGTGGACGCGTTGTGCGCGATGGTCACGGGATTGAGCCCGACGTGGTGGTTGCTCCCCCTACGCCCGGTCCGCTGGAGACGGCACTGCGCCGCCAAGCTGCTTTCTTCTTCTTTGCCAATCACTATGTCGCCCAGCATCCAGAACCTCCCACTCCCGACGTCCAGGTGGATGATCAGATCCTGGAGGAGTTCCGGGCGTGGCTAGAGGCCCAGCAGTTCGACTATCAGATAGCAGCCGAGCACACCCTGGCCACGCTCCAGACCCAGCTGGAAACGGCACATTACACGCAGGCGTTGGAGGCGCTGGAAACTGTCCACACCGCCTTAATGCAGGCCAAGAAAATGGCATTTGAACGGGAAGCTGAAGCGCTTCGTCGCCTGATTCGCCAGGAGCTGCTGGCCCGCTATCTACCTCCTGAAGTGCACACGCGGTATCTGCTGGCCGACGACCCGGTCGTGCAACGCGCTGCTGCTCTGCTTCGCGACGCGCAAACCTACGCGGCCCTGCTCTCTCCAAACTGA
- a CDS encoding class I SAM-dependent methyltransferase — MKDRQAHWEHLYATQPPETVGWYRPHLDTSLAFIQALRLPLTARILDVGGGASTLVDDLLARGFEAITVLDLSATALAQAQARLGQQAERVTWIVADITKVSLPAAAYDLWHDRAVFHFLTTPEERARYLKQLRAALRPGGFVILATFAPEAPPRCSGLPVVRYDLDTLVRTVGPGFRLVRHGREHHVTPGGVEQPYLYVCFQRE; from the coding sequence ATGAAAGACCGGCAGGCACACTGGGAGCATCTTTATGCAACGCAGCCACCTGAGACGGTTGGCTGGTACCGACCCCACCTCGACACCTCCCTGGCCTTCATTCAAGCGTTACGTCTGCCTCTGACCGCGCGTATTCTAGATGTGGGAGGCGGAGCTTCGACGCTGGTAGATGACCTGCTGGCCCGGGGGTTTGAAGCCATCACGGTGCTGGACCTGTCGGCTACGGCGCTGGCACAGGCGCAGGCGCGGCTGGGGCAGCAGGCCGAACGGGTTACCTGGATCGTTGCTGACATTACGAAGGTGTCGCTGCCGGCAGCCGCCTATGATCTCTGGCACGACCGGGCCGTGTTTCATTTTCTAACTACACCAGAAGAGCGCGCGCGTTACTTGAAGCAGTTGCGCGCTGCGCTTCGACCCGGCGGCTTTGTGATCCTGGCAACGTTTGCACCTGAGGCGCCTCCAAGGTGTAGTGGACTGCCGGTCGTACGGTACGATCTGGACACGCTGGTGCGTACGGTAGGGCCGGGCTTCCGACTGGTGCGCCATGGCCGCGAGCACCACGTTACGCCCGGCGGTGTAGAACAGCCCTACTTGTACGTGTGCTTTCAGCGAGAATAA
- a CDS encoding DUF4359 domain-containing protein: MRIGLVLLLTVAGVLYLYNPNLQDFQEYVRTQASTHLQRELGNTALGQAFTRAGSDLAALLTRKATRRDNYYFWSIYTIDPDGDDGEQDYWRFLGIGGQFFLIERPRR; encoded by the coding sequence ATGCGGATCGGACTGGTGCTGTTGCTGACGGTAGCCGGTGTGCTGTATCTGTACAATCCCAACCTACAGGACTTTCAAGAATACGTGCGCACCCAGGCATCTACGCATCTGCAACGCGAGTTAGGAAATACGGCCCTCGGCCAGGCCTTTACCAGGGCGGGATCCGATCTGGCAGCCCTCCTGACCCGAAAGGCCACGCGACGCGACAATTATTACTTCTGGAGCATTTACACCATTGACCCTGATGGGGACGATGGCGAACAGGACTACTGGCGCTTTCTGGGCATCGGAGGGCAGTTCTTCTTAATCGAACGACCACGGCGCTAA
- a CDS encoding sulfite exporter TauE/SafE family protein: MQAAHLLLLLGIGLLGGFLAGLVGVGGGIVFAPVLFFYFQAIGVPAAVVTPLTLGTSLFCTLLASLSSAWFQYRRQAVVPAVAVGAGLFSTLAIMLTTRYITTQPWYNGTAFRLVFGMVLFLVALRMLRSPRQTAAETERFQLRWPALAGAGTVAGTVAAAAGVGGGIILVPLYHRLLGLTMHRAVGTSSATIVLISLGGILSYALSMPAVSPGVPALGHVDVLHGLLLAVPATFSARLGVQTAHRLRTTGLRRAFALLALFIAGRLLLQALQALL; encoded by the coding sequence ATGCAAGCTGCTCACCTGCTACTTCTCCTGGGCATTGGTTTGCTAGGAGGCTTCCTGGCAGGCCTTGTCGGCGTCGGGGGAGGAATTGTCTTTGCCCCGGTACTCTTTTTTTACTTTCAGGCCATCGGGGTGCCTGCTGCTGTCGTTACCCCGCTAACGCTGGGAACCAGCCTGTTCTGCACGCTGCTTGCCTCGCTGAGCAGCGCCTGGTTCCAGTATCGGCGGCAGGCTGTTGTGCCAGCCGTGGCCGTAGGAGCTGGTCTGTTCAGCACCCTGGCCATTATGCTCACCACCCGCTACATCACCACCCAGCCCTGGTACAATGGTACGGCTTTTCGGCTGGTCTTTGGGATGGTGCTGTTCCTAGTTGCCCTGCGCATGCTACGCAGTCCCCGGCAGACCGCTGCGGAAACTGAACGCTTTCAGCTCCGCTGGCCTGCCCTGGCAGGCGCTGGCACCGTAGCCGGCACGGTGGCCGCAGCCGCCGGCGTGGGAGGTGGGATCATCCTGGTGCCGCTTTATCATCGACTGCTGGGATTGACCATGCATCGAGCCGTCGGAACCTCCAGCGCCACGATTGTGCTGATTTCGCTGGGAGGCATTTTGAGCTATGCGCTTTCCATGCCTGCCGTCTCACCCGGTGTGCCTGCGCTGGGCCACGTCGATGTGCTGCACGGCCTGCTGCTGGCGGTGCCGGCTACCTTCAGCGCCCGCCTCGGGGTGCAGACCGCCCACCGACTCCGAACCACCGGCCTACGCCGTGCTTTTGCCCTGCTGGCTCTGTTCATCGCAGGCCGTTTGCTGCTGCAGGCGCTTCAGGCCCTTCTCTAA
- the tatC gene encoding twin-arginine translocase subunit TatC, translated as MKLFGSRSSSSTTTSPLPPAQGDGAPSQAAPAADMAEMSFLDHLEELRWRLIKGLAGVLASTILCSFFSKWIIDNILLGPTRPSFFMYQVFGLDAKPLELLNRTITGQFFAHIGTILFVGVIIGSPVLIYQIWKFIEPGLYPHEKQGMRFAAAFATGFFILGVLFGYLVITPLALQFFANYTISEQIINQFDITKYFNMITMWAFGVGVLFELPVVVYFLAKMGLLTGDTLRKGRRYALVIALLMGALFTPPDPISQILVAVPLLLLYELSIHIATFVSQRREEELRRALY; from the coding sequence ATGAAACTGTTCGGATCGCGTAGTTCATCATCCACCACCACTTCTCCGCTGCCCCCAGCCCAGGGTGACGGTGCGCCTTCTCAGGCCGCCCCAGCGGCCGACATGGCCGAAATGTCTTTTCTGGACCATCTCGAAGAGTTACGCTGGCGGCTCATCAAGGGACTGGCAGGTGTGCTGGCTTCGACAATCCTCTGCAGCTTCTTCAGCAAATGGATCATCGACAATATCCTGCTAGGCCCCACGCGCCCCAGCTTCTTTATGTACCAGGTTTTTGGCCTGGACGCTAAGCCTCTGGAGCTGCTCAACCGTACCATTACCGGACAATTTTTTGCCCATATCGGTACAATTCTGTTCGTGGGGGTCATTATTGGTTCTCCGGTGCTCATCTATCAGATCTGGAAATTTATTGAGCCGGGACTTTACCCCCACGAAAAGCAGGGCATGCGCTTTGCCGCGGCCTTTGCCACCGGCTTTTTTATCCTGGGCGTGCTGTTCGGCTACCTGGTCATTACCCCGCTGGCTCTTCAGTTCTTCGCCAACTATACAATTTCAGAGCAGATCATTAATCAGTTTGACATTACGAAGTATTTTAACATGATTACCATGTGGGCCTTCGGGGTAGGGGTGCTCTTTGAATTACCTGTTGTGGTATATTTCCTGGCCAAAATGGGTCTGCTTACAGGGGACACGCTGCGAAAGGGCCGTCGGTATGCCCTGGTTATTGCGCTGTTGATGGGCGCGCTGTTTACCCCGCCTGATCCCATCTCTCAGATCCTGGTAGCTGTTCCGCTTTTATTGTTGTATGAATTGTCGATACATATAGCGACCTTTGTAAGCCAGCGGCGAGAAGAGGAATTGCGCCGTGCCCTGTACTGA
- a CDS encoding orotate phosphoribosyltransferase yields the protein MAERTLSPSAYADLVDLGRRLYARALVRREQEPITDPRGQPIGWLLDTRIPMLEGDTFREVGRVLADRVRSRGVQQVAGFGFGAYALVCAILSAPPPPGAPELRGGFIRAQRKPYGRHRLIEGPLCREEPVVLVDDILNSGRSAARAIALLRSDGFQVCGVLTLFNFTWSSGRTRLEAEGLWVDSLLDLNLRDGPRSASDSL from the coding sequence ATGGCAGAGCGTACCCTGAGCCCATCGGCTTACGCCGACCTGGTTGATCTCGGGCGTCGGTTATATGCCCGGGCGCTTGTGCGCCGCGAGCAGGAGCCTATCACCGATCCACGGGGCCAGCCGATTGGATGGCTGCTGGACACCCGGATCCCTATGCTGGAAGGGGACACGTTCCGTGAAGTGGGCCGCGTGTTAGCTGACCGGGTACGATCCCGAGGCGTTCAACAAGTAGCGGGCTTTGGCTTTGGGGCGTATGCCCTTGTTTGCGCCATCTTATCGGCGCCTCCGCCCCCGGGAGCTCCTGAACTGCGCGGCGGCTTTATCCGGGCCCAACGCAAACCATACGGCCGCCATCGGCTCATTGAAGGACCGCTATGCCGAGAAGAGCCGGTGGTACTGGTGGACGACATTCTCAATAGCGGCCGCAGTGCCGCTCGGGCCATTGCCCTCCTGCGCAGCGACGGCTTTCAGGTATGCGGCGTGCTCACCCTGTTCAATTTTACCTGGAGCAGCGGACGAACCCGCCTCGAAGCCGAAGGGCTCTGGGTAGATTCGCTGCTGGACCTGAATCTGAGGGACGGACCGCGAAGCGCATCGGACTCGCTGTAG
- a CDS encoding DUF1028 domain-containing protein — translation MMRVRNGLRLLGVLLAGLAMVFVPVHSAGDQTPLVATFSIVGYDPVTGELGVAVQSKFPNVRPIVPWARAGVGAVATQSYAELDYALKGLELMANGATAEEALRIVLREDEGRQLRQVGIVDARGNAASWTGTECFPWAGGRVGQRDGEAVAAMPGHVVTGYGYTAQGNILVSEATVVAMAQAFEQTPGPLAERLLAALKAGQEAGGDRRGQQSAALLVVRKGAGYDGLDNYIDISVYDHPRPIEELIRLYELNKLYFSLGRPEDLIPVTPEIARELQQIWKDRGFYDGPINGVVDTTFQRILIDFMGWENYDMRIPAVEAVDLTAGDTLKIDRVMLEHIRQVYRKGRWVPRRR, via the coding sequence ATGATGCGGGTGCGCAATGGCCTGCGGTTGCTCGGCGTGCTCCTGGCCGGTCTGGCAATGGTTTTTGTGCCGGTGCATTCGGCCGGCGATCAGACGCCGCTGGTGGCTACGTTTTCGATTGTAGGCTATGATCCGGTAACCGGCGAACTGGGGGTGGCTGTGCAGTCGAAATTCCCGAACGTACGACCCATCGTGCCGTGGGCGCGGGCAGGGGTAGGAGCAGTGGCCACGCAGAGCTACGCCGAGCTGGATTATGCGCTAAAGGGGCTGGAGCTCATGGCCAATGGGGCTACGGCCGAGGAAGCCCTGCGCATTGTGCTGCGCGAAGACGAAGGTCGCCAGCTCCGGCAGGTAGGCATTGTGGATGCCCGTGGTAATGCGGCCAGTTGGACGGGCACCGAATGCTTTCCGTGGGCAGGCGGTCGGGTCGGGCAGCGCGACGGCGAAGCCGTTGCCGCGATGCCCGGCCATGTGGTCACCGGGTATGGCTACACGGCCCAGGGCAACATTCTGGTTTCGGAAGCCACCGTCGTCGCTATGGCACAGGCCTTCGAGCAGACCCCGGGTCCGTTAGCTGAACGGTTACTGGCCGCCCTTAAAGCCGGGCAAGAAGCTGGTGGCGACCGGCGCGGTCAGCAGAGCGCCGCGTTGCTGGTTGTGCGCAAAGGGGCTGGCTACGACGGGCTCGACAATTATATCGACATCTCGGTCTATGATCATCCGCGACCCATTGAGGAGCTGATTCGTCTGTATGAGCTGAACAAGCTATATTTCTCGCTCGGTCGGCCAGAAGATCTGATTCCGGTAACGCCTGAGATCGCCCGCGAACTGCAGCAGATCTGGAAAGATCGGGGCTTTTATGACGGTCCCATCAACGGTGTAGTCGATACGACCTTCCAGCGCATTTTGATCGACTTCATGGGCTGGGAGAATTACGACATGCGCATTCCGGCCGTGGAGGCGGTGGACCTGACGGCCGGCGATACGCTCAAAATCGACCGCGTCATGCTGGAACATATCCGGCAGGTCTATCGCAAAGGGCGCTGGGTGCCACGTCGTCGTTGA
- a CDS encoding L-lactate dehydrogenase has protein sequence MLQRRVVGVVGTGHVGVAAAYALFIKGLASELILIDRDARRAEGEAMDLMHGQSLVGSMTVRAGTYADLHNAQIVIISAGVAQRPGESRLALLHRNAEVFREIIGELDRHAPEAILIVATNPVDILTYVAQELSQRPSEHIIGTGTLLDTARFRALLGQYYGVDPRSVHAYILGEHGDSEVAIWSQVAIGGQRILNRTVLGRPFDRTRMQQLFEEARTAAYAIIDRKGYTNTAIGVVIARLVEAILDDEKSVLPVSVRLNGEYGIHNVCLSLPCVIGLRGIEGRVLPELAPDELEGLRRSAEILHQSLRELSL, from the coding sequence ATGCTTCAACGTCGGGTCGTCGGGGTGGTCGGCACCGGCCACGTCGGAGTAGCCGCAGCGTACGCCCTGTTCATCAAAGGCCTGGCCAGCGAACTGATACTGATCGACAGGGATGCTCGGCGGGCCGAAGGCGAGGCTATGGACCTGATGCATGGCCAGTCGCTTGTGGGGAGTATGACCGTACGGGCTGGCACTTACGCCGACCTGCACAACGCGCAGATCGTGATCATCAGCGCCGGTGTTGCGCAGCGTCCCGGCGAAAGTCGCCTGGCTCTGCTGCATCGGAATGCGGAGGTCTTCCGCGAAATTATCGGCGAGCTGGACCGCCACGCCCCCGAGGCCATTCTGATTGTGGCCACCAATCCGGTGGACATTCTCACCTATGTGGCTCAGGAGCTCAGCCAGCGGCCTTCCGAGCACATTATCGGGACAGGGACCCTGCTCGACACCGCCCGCTTTCGGGCCCTGCTGGGCCAGTACTACGGCGTTGATCCTCGCTCCGTCCACGCCTACATCCTGGGCGAGCATGGCGATTCGGAGGTTGCTATCTGGAGCCAGGTGGCCATCGGTGGGCAACGCATATTAAACCGCACGGTGCTTGGCCGTCCATTCGACCGGACGCGCATGCAACAGCTTTTCGAGGAAGCCCGCACAGCCGCGTATGCCATCATCGACCGAAAAGGTTATACCAACACCGCCATCGGTGTCGTCATTGCCCGCCTGGTGGAGGCAATTCTGGATGATGAAAAAAGCGTGCTTCCCGTAAGCGTGCGGCTAAATGGCGAATACGGAATCCATAACGTGTGTTTGAGTCTTCCCTGCGTGATCGGACTGCGGGGCATCGAAGGCCGCGTGCTGCCCGAATTAGCGCCCGACGAGCTAGAAGGCCTGCGTCGCTCCGCCGAAATCCTCCACCAGTCGCTGCGCGAGCTCTCGTTGTAA
- a CDS encoding zinc-dependent alcohol dehydrogenase family protein, which yields MRAMVLEAPGQPLVMRELPVPAPAPGEVLLRVEACGVCRTDLHIVEGELPGPKLPLILGHQIVGRVVRLGEGVTRFQEGDRVGVPWLAETCGRCRYCRRGQENLCPDARFTGYTRDGGFAEFTTARADYCYPLPDGIYDAPHAAPLLCAGLIGYRTYRLAGPHVERLGLYGFGAAAHLIIQVAVARGQQVYAFTRPGDAEAQAFARKLGAVWAGASTERPPEPLDAALIFAPVGALVVEALRSVDRGGVVVCGGIHMSDIPSFPYRLLWEERVIRSVANLTRQDGEEFLKLAPTIPVRTEVTCFPLEAANEALQRLRKGQLQGAAVLVMEVR from the coding sequence ATGCGGGCCATGGTACTGGAAGCGCCTGGCCAGCCGCTGGTGATGCGGGAGCTTCCAGTGCCCGCACCGGCGCCCGGTGAAGTGCTGCTGCGCGTAGAAGCCTGCGGGGTCTGTCGCACCGACCTGCACATTGTAGAGGGGGAACTGCCCGGCCCTAAGCTGCCGCTTATTCTGGGGCATCAAATCGTAGGACGAGTAGTACGCCTGGGCGAAGGCGTGACGCGTTTTCAGGAAGGGGACCGTGTGGGAGTGCCCTGGCTGGCCGAGACGTGTGGGCGCTGCCGGTACTGCCGCCGCGGTCAGGAAAATCTGTGTCCCGATGCCCGATTCACTGGCTATACCCGGGATGGTGGCTTTGCCGAGTTCACCACCGCACGGGCCGACTACTGCTATCCCCTGCCAGATGGAATTTACGATGCACCCCATGCGGCCCCGTTGCTCTGTGCCGGACTGATCGGGTACCGTACCTACCGTCTGGCCGGACCCCACGTGGAGCGCCTGGGATTGTACGGATTCGGGGCGGCTGCGCATCTGATCATTCAGGTGGCCGTGGCGCGGGGTCAGCAGGTCTATGCATTTACACGGCCTGGAGATGCAGAGGCCCAGGCATTTGCCCGAAAGCTGGGAGCGGTCTGGGCGGGTGCGTCAACCGAACGCCCGCCGGAGCCGCTCGACGCAGCCCTGATCTTTGCACCGGTCGGGGCGCTGGTGGTCGAAGCCCTGCGCTCTGTGGACCGAGGAGGTGTGGTAGTGTGTGGCGGCATTCACATGAGTGATATCCCGTCGTTTCCGTATCGGCTGCTCTGGGAAGAACGCGTCATTCGCTCGGTGGCCAACCTGACGCGCCAGGATGGGGAGGAATTCCTGAAGCTGGCGCCTACCATTCCGGTGCGCACGGAAGTCACGTGCTTTCCGCTGGAAGCAGCCAACGAGGCGCTGCAACGACTCCGCAAGGGACAGTTGCAGGGAGCGGCTGTGCTGGTAATGGAGGTGCGTTAG
- the glyA gene encoding serine hydroxymethyltransferase, with protein MSVLQVQDPEVFQAIQKEVERQNNGLELIASENFVSRAVLEAMGSPLTNKYAEGLPGKRYYGGCEYVDVVEELARERARKLFRCEWVNVQPHSGAQANAAVYLATLKPGDTFLGLNLAHGGHLTHGSPVNFSGMLYQAEYYGVEKEGPLAGRIDMDKVRDKARKIRPKLISIGASAYPRDFDYKAFREIADEVGALLWMDMAHTAGLIAAGVLNDPLPYAHIVTTTTHKTLRGPRGGMILIGRDFDNPFGITAPKSGRIKKMSELLDSAVFPGTQGGPLMHVIAAKAVAFGEALKPEFKTYAEQIVRNAKAMAEAFLERGYHLVSGGTDNHLILIDLRNKGLTGKEAETLLGEAGITVNKNMVPYDDKSPFVTSGIRIGTPAMTTRGFKEEEFRQVVDWIDQVLMHPGDEALRRRIRQEVEALCRQFPLYDFVVA; from the coding sequence ATGTCGGTACTCCAGGTGCAGGATCCCGAAGTTTTTCAGGCGATCCAGAAGGAAGTGGAGCGTCAGAATAACGGGCTCGAACTGATCGCTTCCGAAAACTTTGTCTCACGGGCCGTGCTGGAAGCCATGGGCTCGCCTCTGACCAACAAGTATGCCGAGGGCCTGCCTGGTAAACGCTACTATGGGGGCTGCGAGTACGTAGATGTGGTCGAGGAGCTGGCCCGGGAGCGCGCCCGCAAGCTCTTTCGCTGCGAGTGGGTCAACGTGCAGCCTCACTCAGGTGCCCAGGCCAACGCGGCTGTGTATCTGGCCACGCTCAAGCCAGGCGATACGTTTCTCGGATTGAACCTGGCCCATGGGGGCCACCTGACCCATGGAAGCCCGGTCAACTTTTCGGGCATGCTCTACCAGGCCGAGTACTACGGGGTTGAAAAAGAGGGTCCCCTGGCCGGCCGGATCGATATGGACAAAGTGCGCGACAAAGCCCGTAAGATCCGGCCCAAGCTGATCTCCATCGGAGCCAGCGCCTACCCGCGCGACTTCGACTACAAAGCCTTCCGGGAGATCGCCGACGAGGTAGGCGCGCTCCTGTGGATGGACATGGCGCACACAGCCGGATTGATTGCAGCCGGTGTGCTAAACGATCCGCTCCCGTATGCCCACATCGTCACCACGACCACGCACAAGACGCTTCGCGGGCCCCGCGGCGGAATGATTCTTATCGGCCGCGATTTTGACAATCCCTTCGGGATTACTGCGCCGAAAAGTGGCCGCATCAAGAAAATGAGCGAACTGCTCGACTCAGCCGTCTTTCCCGGCACGCAGGGAGGCCCCTTGATGCATGTAATCGCGGCGAAAGCGGTCGCCTTCGGCGAGGCGCTCAAGCCAGAATTTAAAACCTATGCCGAGCAGATCGTGCGTAATGCCAAGGCTATGGCCGAGGCGTTCTTAGAACGCGGCTATCACCTGGTCTCAGGAGGCACCGACAACCACCTGATCCTGATCGACCTGCGCAATAAAGGGCTGACCGGCAAAGAGGCTGAGACGCTGCTGGGCGAGGCGGGCATTACGGTGAACAAAAACATGGTGCCCTACGACGACAAAAGTCCGTTCGTAACCAGCGGGATCCGGATCGGCACGCCGGCGATGACCACCCGCGGATTTAAGGAAGAAGAATTCCGCCAGGTTGTAGACTGGATTGACCAGGTGCTTATGCATCCGGGCGACGAAGCGTTGCGGCGTCGCATTCGGCAAGAAGTAGAGGCGCTGTGCCGGCAGTTCCCGCTGTATGACTTTGTGGTTGCCTGA
- a CDS encoding DUF4159 domain-containing protein, with amino-acid sequence MKHVLLTLGLMLGLPLTLRAQEDYTFRIAAVKYGGGGDWYQAISPLPNLLRYVREHTNIDVAPQADVVELSSDRIFSYPFLFLTGHGNIVLTEDEARRLRRYLENGGFLYIDDDYGLDPYIRREMKKVFPEQEFVELPFSHPIYHIHFNFPNGLPKIHEHDGKPPQGFGLFHNGQLVVFYTYETNISDGWEAPSVHGDPPEKREAALRMGTNILVYALTRLKPPT; translated from the coding sequence ATGAAACACGTGCTGCTAACGCTTGGCCTGATGCTGGGGCTGCCCCTGACGTTGCGGGCTCAAGAGGACTACACGTTCCGAATCGCAGCAGTCAAGTATGGAGGAGGGGGCGACTGGTACCAGGCCATCTCCCCGCTACCCAACCTGCTTCGCTATGTGCGGGAGCACACCAACATTGATGTAGCGCCTCAGGCCGACGTGGTCGAATTAAGCAGTGACCGTATTTTCAGCTATCCTTTTCTGTTTCTGACCGGTCACGGCAATATTGTTCTTACCGAGGACGAAGCCCGTCGCCTGCGGCGCTATCTGGAAAACGGCGGCTTTCTCTATATCGATGACGACTACGGACTCGATCCGTACATCCGCCGCGAAATGAAAAAAGTGTTTCCAGAGCAAGAGTTTGTTGAACTCCCCTTCAGCCATCCCATTTACCACATTCATTTCAATTTCCCCAACGGCCTGCCTAAAATCCACGAGCACGACGGCAAGCCCCCACAGGGGTTTGGTCTGTTCCACAATGGACAGTTGGTCGTCTTCTACACCTACGAGACTAACATCAGTGATGGCTGGGAAGCGCCTTCCGTGCACGGCGACCCACCGGAGAAGCGGGAGGCCGCGCTGCGCATGGGGACAAACATTCTCGTTTATGCCCTGACCCGGCTAAAACCACCAACCTGA